The genomic window NNNNNNNNNNNNNNNNNNNNNNNNNNNNNNNNNNNNNNNNNNNNNNNNNNNNNNNNNNNNNNNNNNNNNNNNNNNNNNNNNNNNNNNNNNNNNNNNNNNNNNNNNNNNNNNNNNNNNNNNNNNNNNNNNNNNNNNNNNNNNNNNNNNNNNNNNNNNNNNNNNNNNNNNNNNNNNNNNNNNNNNNNNNNNNNNNNNNNNNNNNNNNNNNNNNNNNNNNNNNNNNNNNNNNNNNNNNNNNNNNNNNNNNNNNNNNNNNNNNNNNNNNNNNNNNNNNNNNNNNNNNNNNNNNNNNNNNNNNNNNNNNNNNNNNNNNNNNNNNNNNNNNNNNNNNNNNNNNNNNNNNNNNNNNNNNNNNNNNNNNNNNNNNNNNNNNNNNNNNNNNNNNNNNNNNNNNNNNNNNNNNNNNNNNNNNNNNNNNNNNNNNNNNNNNNNNNNNNNNNNNNNNNNNNNNNNNNNNNNNNNNNNNNNNNNNNNNNNNNNNNNNNNNNNNNNNNNNNNNNNNNNNNNNNNNNNNNNNNNNNNNNNNNNNNNNNNNNNNNNNNNNNNNNNNNNNNNNNNNNNNNNNNNNNNNNNNNNNNNNNNNNNNNNNNNNNNNNNNNNNNNNNNNNNNNNNNNNNNNNNNNNNNNNNNNNNNNNNNNNNNNNNNNNNNNNNNNNNNNNNNNNNNNNNNNNNNNNNNNNNNNNNNNNNNNNNNNNNNNNNNNNNNNNNNNNNNNNNNNNNNNNNNNNNNNNNNNNNNNNNNNNNNNNNNNNNNNNNNNNNNNNNNNNNNNNNNNNNNNNNNNNNNNNNNNNNNNNNNNNNNNNNNNNNNNNNNNNNNNNNNNNNNNNNNNNNNNNNNNNNNNNNNNNNNNNNNNNNNNNNNNNNNNNNNNNNNNNNNNNNNNNNNNNNNNNNNNNNNNNNNNNNNNNNNNNNNNNNNNNNNNNNNNNNNNNNNNNNNNNNNNNNNNNNNNNNNNNNNNNNNNNNNNNNNNNNNNNNNNNNNNNNNNNNNNNNNNNNNNNNNNNNNNNNNNNNNNNNNNNNNNNNNNNNNNNNNNNNNNNNNNNNNNNNNNNNNNNNNNNNNNNNNNNNNNNNNNNNNNNNNNNNNNNNNNNNNNNNNNNNNNNNNNNNNNNNNNNNNNNNNNNNNNNNNNNNNNNNNNNNNNNNNNNNNNNNNNNNNNNNNNNNNNNNNNNNNNNNNNNNNNNNNNNNNNNNNNNNNNNNNNNNNNNNNNNNNNNNNNNNNNNNNNNNNNNNNAAGGGAAGAAAACTCTCAGGTGTATGATTTGCATTTTGATATCTTTTACCGAGATGTGGGTAAGTAGAGGAGGAAGGAATtgaaagtgggagaaggaggaggttgAGATCCTGAGTTTCTTTTAGGATCTGCCAAGcttaaaatgcatatgaaaagtCTGAGGGAAGATAATTATTAGGCAACTAGGTACACAGTTTTATAGATTAGAGTCATTTACACCTGAGGTTTAAATGGTAATCAAATCCTTTGGAGTAGAttagtttttcttcattctatATGTAGCATTATAAGAGAATGGTGTTTAGGAAAAACTCCTCCTGGGACATCAACATGAAGAGTCTGACAAAACAAACTAGAGTTACTTAGGATGCCTGGTAAGATAGGTATGAGGAGAATCAATATATAAGTGTCTCAGAAAGTAATGGATAAGAGTGTTTTATCGAAGTTGGAATattgttggggtgtctgggtggctcagtcattaagtgtctgccttcggctcaggttatgaacccagggtcccgggatgaaactccacatcaggctccctcctgggcaggaagcctgcttctccttcttccactccctctgcttgtgttctctctctcgctgagtctctatcaaataaaaaaataaaatcttttaaaaaattttggaacaTTGTTAAAAGGAAGTGATGAAAAGTCATTTCTGATCATAGAGATTCTGTCCTTAGAGATTTGGAGTATAGAAATGGTAATTATTGTGATGAGAATTATATAAACTATCTTTACAGAGCACCTAATAAATTATGTATCACAAAAATATGTTCagttttaaattcatgttttaacggacactttttttcctcctaaagatACTGAAGACAGAGCATGACAAGAAAGAATCAAACCATCATCTCAGAATTTGTCCTCCTGGGCCTGCCCATTGATCCAAATCAGCGAGACCTGTTCTATGCCCTGTTCCTGGTCATGTATGTTACCACCGTCCTGGGGAACCTTCTCATCATCATTCTCATTCGCCTCGACTCCCACTTCCACACGCCCATGTATTTGCTTCTCAGCAATTTATCCTCTCTGACCTATGCTTCTCGTCTGTCACAATGCTCAAATTGCTGCAGAACATGCAGAGCCGAGTCCCATCCATCCCCTATGCTGGCTGCCTGATTCAGATGtacttcttcctgttttttgGAGACCTAGAGAGCTTCCTCCTGGTGGCCATGGCCTATGACCACTATGTGGCCATCTGCTTCCCCCTGCACTACACCACCATCATGAGCCCCAGGCTCTGTCTCTCCCTGGTGGTGCTGTCCTGGGTGCTGACCATGTTCCATGCTATGTTACACACTCTGCTCATGGCCAGATTGTGGTTTTGTGCAGACAACNNNNNNNNNNNNNNNNNNNNNNNNNNNNNNNNNNNNNNNNNNNNNNNNNNNNNNNNNNNNNNNNNNNNNNNNNNNNNNNNNNNNNNNNNNNNNNNNNNNNNNNNNNNNNNNNNNNNNNNNNNNNNNNNNNNNNNNNNNNNNNNNNNNNNNNNNNNNNNNNNNNNNNNNNNNNNNNNNNNNNNNNNNNNNNNNNNNNNNNNNNNNNNNNNNNNNNNNNNNNNNNNNNNNNNNNNNNNNNNNNNNNNNNNNNNNNNNNNNNNNNNNNNNNNNNNNNNNNNNNNNNNNNNNNNNNNNNNNNNNNNNNNNNNNNNNNNNNNNNNNNNNNNNNNNNNNNNNNNNNNNNNNNNNNNNNNNNNNNNNNNNNNNNNNNNNNNNNNNNNNNNNNNNNNNNNNNNNNNNNNNNNNNNNNNNNNNNNNNNNNNNNNNNNNNNNNNNNNNNNNNNNNNNNNNNNNNNNNNNNNNNNNNNNNNNNNNNNNNNNNNNNNNNNNNNNNNNNNNNNcctgagccaaaggtggacgcttaactgactgagccatccaggcatcccttgacTTTTATCTTAAGAGCAATGAGAATTCCATGAAGATGTTAGGGAGAATGATGATTCAGATTTTCATCTTAGAATGCCACAGTATTAATGAAGGATATTGAAGGAGagagtgtttttttgttgttgtttgttttttaaaagatttatttatttttttccacctccaatttatttgatttgatttgatttttttaacattttttaaaattttatttattttgagcataacagtattcattgtttttgtaccacacccagtgctccatgcaatccgtgccctctccaatacccaccacctggtccccccaacctcccactcccccaccacttcaaaaccctcagattgtttttcataaagatttatttgtgagagtgaaagagagagggcatgagtgggggaggtcagaaggagaagcatacaccccactgagtggggagcctgatgtgggattcagtcctgggactctgggatcatgacctgagctgaagggagatgcttaatggacagagccactcaggcgtccagAAGGAGAAAATGTTCAAGTGTGGAAGCAAGgagaaaagtgaagagaaaagagGCTGTTCCAGTAGTACAGACAAGACATGATGTCAGCCCAGTCAGGATAGTGAAGGTTGAGATaaggaatggatgaatgagaAAGAGGTTTAATGTGGCTGAATCTTTAGGATGTGTTGACAGATTGGATATTGAGGATGAgagaggatggaaggaaagaaaactctcaGCTGTATGACCTGTGCCTGGATTTCTTTTACATGAGAGATGTAGAGGTACAggttgggaggggggcagggtgagATCATGAGTTTTATTTGTGATCTACTGAACCAAAGATGCTTGTGATTGTATATGAAGAGATAATCACTACGCAATTGATGATATAGTTTCTGAGGTGATAGAGATTTATCAATGAGATTTAGATGGTAATTTATGCCATGGGAATAGGCCATTCTTTTAGGGCTGTATATGTGGTGTTATAAGAGAACAGTATTTAGGGAAAGGCCCAAGAAAACACCGATACATAAGATACCGTTATAGAGGACACCAATCACAGTTACTGAGAATGAAGGGCTGAGAACCAGGATTATCACACAGAAGATAAGAGATAAGAGTGTttcagaagaaagggaagagtcaaatatttgacattttaacaacCATTGTTAAATGGTAAGGAGTAAGAAATGCAAAAAGTCTGAAAGTGATTGGATTTAGTGATTTGTTATATTGTGGTTACAGAATGCTGTTCTGGATAATGAGAGTGAAATCAATTATTGCAGAACAACTTATCTTGTATCAtagaaattgttaatttttattcagGTTTATAATGGACAAAAGATACTGGACACAGAGCATGACAAGAAAGAATCAAACTGTCATCTCAGAATTTGTCCTCCTGGGCCTGCCCATTGATCCAGATCAGCGAGACTTGTTCTATGCCCTGTTCCTGGCCATGTATGTTACCACTGTCCTAGGGAAtcttatcatcatcatcctcattcGCCTGGACTCCCACCTCCACACGCCCATGTATTTGTTTCTCAgcaatttgtctttctctgatatcTGCTTCTCTTCTGTGACCATTCCCAAGTTGTTACAAACCATGCAGGGCCAAGTCTCCTCCATTCCCTATGCTGGCTGCTTGACCCAGATGtacttcttcctgttttttgCAGATCTAGAGAGCTTCCTTCTGGTGgtcatggcctatgaccgctatgtggccatctgcttCCCCCTGCACTACACCAGCCTTATGAGCCCCAAGCTCTGTCTCTCCCTGGTGGTGCTGTCCTGGGTGCTGACCATGTTCCATGCTATGTTACACACTCTGCTCATGGCCAGATTGTGGTTTTGTGCAGACAACAAAGTCCCCCACTTTTTTTGTGATATGTCTGCTTTGCTGAAGCTGGCCTGCTCTGACACTCGAGTTAATGAATTGGTGATATTTATCATGGGAGGGCTCATTCTTGTTATCCCATTCCTGCTCATTATCATGTCTTATGCACGGATTGTGTCCTCCATCCTCAAGGTCCCTTCTGCTAGGGGTATTCACAAAGCCTTCTCCACCTGTGGCTCCCACCTCTCTGTCGTATCTCTCTTCTATGGGACAGTTATTGGTCTCTACTTGTGCCCATCAACTAATAGTTCTACCGTTAAGGAAACTGTCATGGCCATGATGTACACTGTGGTCACCCCCATGCTGAACCCCTTCATCTACAGCCTAAGGAACAGAGACATGAAGGGGGCCCTGGGAAGAgttcttttcaagaaaaaaattaccttgcCTGTATAATGGCAAAGCCAGGGACTTTTACATTGTTTTATCAAGTAGATACATTGTTATTAATATCAGAATATTGACCCAGGCCTTTTTTCACTATGACATTTTCTGTTTAAATGACAtactattctgttccattgatctatgtgtctgttttttg from Mustela nigripes isolate SB6536 chromosome 16, MUSNIG.SB6536, whole genome shotgun sequence includes these protein-coding regions:
- the LOC132003141 gene encoding olfactory receptor-like protein DTMT encodes the protein MTRKNQTVISEFVLLGLPIDPDQRDLFYALFLAMYVTTVLGNLIIIILIRLDSHLHTPMYLFLSNLSFSDICFSSVTIPKLLQTMQGQVSSIPYAGCLTQMYFFLFFADLESFLLVVMAYDRYVAICFPLHYTSLMSPKLCLSLVVLSWVLTMFHAMLHTLLMARLWFCADNKVPHFFCDMSALLKLACSDTRVNELVIFIMGGLILVIPFLLIIMSYARIVSSILKVPSARGIHKAFSTCGSHLSVVSLFYGTVIGLYLCPSTNSSTVKETVMAMMYTVVTPMLNPFIYSLRNRDMKGALGRVLFKKKITLPV